From the Iodobacter fluviatilis genome, one window contains:
- a CDS encoding M48 family metallopeptidase, whose product MTVHSLRLADRELLYQLERSSRRRSIGLKITANGLTVILPARAPLKEAERAIESKLKWILARLAMPIMAPAPLAVGSSVLWQGQAKFVQRCAGRTRLEEDVLYVSEQTPLPVTLTRFYQRSAKSYFLQRLVYWSEVMGLQPRQLFLSSAKSRWGSCTALGDIRLNWRLMQAPPQVIDYVVIHELAHLKELNHSPRFWAIVTSACPDWKTHRLWLKQNGAMLFAW is encoded by the coding sequence ATGACGGTGCATTCGCTGCGTTTGGCGGATCGCGAGTTACTATATCAGCTGGAGCGCAGCAGCCGCAGGCGCTCGATTGGTTTGAAAATCACCGCTAATGGTTTAACCGTGATTCTGCCCGCCCGCGCGCCTTTAAAAGAAGCTGAACGGGCCATTGAGAGCAAACTCAAGTGGATACTGGCTAGGCTTGCTATGCCAATAATGGCTCCTGCTCCGCTGGCGGTTGGCAGTAGTGTACTTTGGCAGGGCCAGGCTAAATTTGTGCAGCGCTGTGCTGGTCGTACTCGGCTGGAAGAAGATGTGCTGTATGTGTCAGAACAAACGCCTTTACCCGTGACGCTAACGCGCTTTTATCAGCGCAGCGCCAAGTCATATTTCTTGCAAAGGCTGGTGTATTGGAGCGAGGTCATGGGTCTTCAGCCGCGGCAGCTTTTTTTAAGCTCGGCTAAAAGCCGCTGGGGCAGTTGTACTGCCTTAGGGGATATTCGCCTGAACTGGCGCTTAATGCAGGCCCCGCCGCAAGTGATTGATTATGTGGTGATCCACGAGCTGGCGCATTTAAAAGAACTAAATCACTCCCCCCGCTTCTGGGCCATCGTCACCAGCGCCTGCCCTGATTGGAAAACGCATCGCTTATGGCTAAAGCAAAACGGCGCAATGCTGTTTGCGTGGTAG
- a CDS encoding PilN domain-containing protein yields the protein MIRINLLPHREQKRVARQSRYFVLLGMACLAAVAVIVAGYLFYSARIETQNQRNQFLTDENTKLDREISEIEKLKAEKQSLLDRKKIVERLQSGRSETVLAMDQLVRQTPEGIYLKEVKAVNDQVTLIGYAQSNARVSTLMRNLNDSDIFEQPVLIEVKAAQVGNQKLSEFMLTVKVTRTTEEAVNASAPGKRKQQGG from the coding sequence ATGATTCGGATTAATCTGCTTCCTCACCGTGAGCAAAAACGTGTTGCACGCCAGAGTCGCTATTTTGTTCTGCTGGGTATGGCGTGCCTAGCTGCCGTGGCTGTTATTGTTGCGGGCTATCTTTTTTATTCTGCGCGTATCGAAACACAAAATCAGCGCAATCAATTCCTGACGGATGAAAACACAAAGCTGGATCGTGAAATTTCTGAAATTGAGAAATTAAAAGCCGAAAAGCAGTCTTTATTAGATCGTAAAAAGATTGTAGAACGCTTGCAATCCGGCCGTTCAGAAACCGTTCTGGCAATGGATCAGCTTGTCCGTCAAACGCCGGAAGGCATTTATCTGAAAGAAGTGAAAGCCGTGAATGATCAGGTCACGCTGATTGGTTATGCGCAATCTAATGCACGCGTTTCTACTTTAATGCGTAATTTAAACGATTCAGACATCTTTGAGCAGCCTGTACTGATTGAAGTAAAAGCCGCTCAGGTCGGGAATCAAAAACTATCAGAATTTATGCTTACCGTTAAAGTGACCCGTACAACAGAAGAAGCGGTAAATGCCTCCGCTCCTGGCAAACGTAAACAGCAGGGTGGCTAA
- the glyS gene encoding glycine--tRNA ligase subunit beta — translation MSNPISQTLLIEIFTEELPPKALPKLGAVFASGIFDELAKLGFVAKDAEVESFASPRRLAVSIADVLAVQPDQAIERRGPAVASGMKDGVPTPALAGFARSCGVDVSQLSQGSDGKQDVYVFSSVKTGEALTKVLSGIIAATLKKLPAPKMMRWGDRDGQFIRPVHGLVALHGSDIVPAQVLHLEAGRSTLGHRFLSSGEIELANADEYAARLFDDGFVEASFDARRALIADQLNNACLELNAQIAPSDGLLDEVTALVEWPVIYTGHFDEKFLQVPQECLILSMQQHQKYFPLLDQNGKLLPEFLVVSNLETADPSHIIHGNERVLRARLSDAEFFFEQDKKKKLESRVPQLANVVYHNKIGSQLERVERLQKIAGAIAVKLNADVADCKRAAYLAKADLIADMVGEFPELQGVMGMYYARIDGENEAVANAIEGHYHPRFAGDTLPVGAVAQAVSLADKLESIVGIYGIGLIPTGDKDPFALRRAALGVLRMVLDLPLDLKELLSITAEAFPAGVVAEGTVDGVYGFMQDRLKNYLAADYPAADIDAVLALNPTLLNEMVIRLQAVAAFKTLPEATALAAANKRIRNILKKVEGDLPELNAALLSDEAEIALHAELLKLQPVVSSALASQNFTGALKALSALKEPVDAFFDSVMVMADDLAVRGNRQALLAALASLMNRVAELSLLAE, via the coding sequence ATGTCCAATCCTATATCTCAAACACTGCTGATTGAAATTTTTACCGAAGAATTGCCTCCCAAAGCACTGCCAAAATTAGGCGCAGTGTTTGCGAGTGGTATTTTTGATGAATTAGCCAAGCTGGGTTTTGTGGCTAAAGATGCTGAAGTGGAATCGTTTGCCAGCCCGCGCCGCCTTGCTGTATCGATCGCTGATGTGCTGGCTGTGCAGCCGGATCAGGCCATCGAGCGCCGTGGCCCGGCGGTTGCTTCTGGTATGAAAGATGGCGTGCCAACGCCTGCCCTTGCAGGCTTTGCGCGCAGCTGCGGTGTGGATGTCTCGCAGCTTTCGCAAGGCTCAGATGGTAAGCAGGATGTGTATGTTTTTTCATCGGTAAAAACAGGCGAAGCGCTGACTAAAGTGTTGTCAGGCATTATTGCAGCCACGCTTAAAAAACTGCCCGCGCCAAAAATGATGCGCTGGGGCGATAGGGACGGCCAGTTTATTCGCCCTGTGCACGGCCTGGTTGCACTGCATGGCAGCGATATCGTGCCTGCTCAGGTCTTGCATCTGGAAGCGGGCCGCAGCACGCTGGGCCATCGTTTCTTATCCAGCGGTGAGATTGAGCTGGCAAATGCCGATGAATACGCAGCCCGCTTGTTTGATGATGGCTTTGTAGAGGCAAGCTTTGATGCACGCCGTGCACTGATTGCTGATCAGCTTAATAATGCCTGCCTTGAGCTGAATGCTCAGATTGCGCCTTCGGATGGTTTGCTGGACGAAGTCACTGCGCTGGTTGAATGGCCGGTGATTTACACCGGACATTTCGACGAGAAATTCCTGCAAGTGCCGCAAGAGTGCCTTATTTTATCGATGCAGCAGCATCAAAAATACTTCCCGCTGCTGGATCAGAATGGCAAATTACTGCCTGAATTCTTAGTGGTTTCTAATCTGGAAACCGCCGATCCAAGCCATATTATTCATGGTAACGAGCGTGTATTGCGTGCGCGTCTTTCGGATGCCGAGTTCTTCTTTGAGCAAGATAAAAAGAAGAAGCTTGAATCCCGCGTGCCGCAGCTGGCCAATGTGGTTTATCACAACAAGATCGGCAGCCAGCTTGAGCGCGTAGAGCGCCTGCAAAAAATTGCCGGTGCCATTGCGGTGAAGCTCAATGCCGATGTGGCCGATTGTAAACGTGCTGCTTACTTAGCTAAGGCCGATCTGATCGCCGATATGGTGGGTGAGTTCCCAGAGCTGCAAGGCGTAATGGGCATGTATTACGCCCGTATCGATGGCGAAAACGAAGCGGTTGCTAATGCGATTGAAGGCCATTACCACCCGCGTTTTGCTGGTGATACTTTGCCGGTTGGCGCGGTGGCTCAGGCTGTTTCGCTGGCGGATAAGCTGGAATCCATTGTTGGCATTTACGGTATTGGCCTGATTCCAACTGGCGATAAAGACCCGTTTGCCTTACGCCGCGCCGCGCTTGGTGTATTGCGTATGGTGCTGGATTTGCCGCTGGATCTGAAAGAATTGCTCAGTATTACTGCGGAAGCTTTCCCTGCGGGTGTGGTTGCAGAGGGCACGGTTGATGGCGTCTATGGCTTTATGCAAGATCGCCTGAAAAACTATCTGGCTGCTGATTACCCGGCTGCAGATATCGATGCTGTCTTGGCGCTGAACCCAACGCTGCTGAACGAAATGGTGATTCGCCTGCAAGCCGTCGCGGCGTTTAAAACCCTGCCAGAAGCGACTGCTTTGGCGGCGGCAAATAAGCGTATTCGCAATATCCTGAAAAAAGTCGAGGGCGATTTGCCTGAGCTGAATGCGGCTTTACTGAGTGATGAGGCTGAAATTGCCCTGCATGCTGAGTTATTAAAGCTGCAGCCTGTGGTGAGCAGTGCCCTAGCGAGCCAGAATTTTACCGGTGCGCTGAAAGCACTGAGCGCTTTAAAAGAGCCAGTAGATGCTTTCTTTGATTCAGTGATGGTTATGGCTGATGATTTAGCTGTACGTGGCAATCGCCAAGCCTTGCTCGCCGCGCTGGCCAGCCTGATGAACCGCGTGGCTGAGTTGTCTTTATTGGCTGAGTAA
- a CDS encoding surface-adhesin E family protein, translating into MMIRYLLLITLLAGCGKFEDEVYGPLEVPKEGDWRSYGTMADYEMLVDVKSITHDDDYAPTKYTYVWLQQKFNQDQIDETTKKKYRLKYSRHAIDCPSKKMAGVLSDLRDAENEQVARYDIPGFQWEFDEPPANSFGGDFVRQVCKIMAEKEAKAKLEEN; encoded by the coding sequence ATGATGATCCGCTATCTGTTGTTGATTACCCTCCTTGCTGGCTGTGGAAAATTTGAAGATGAGGTTTACGGCCCGCTTGAAGTTCCAAAAGAAGGCGACTGGCGCAGTTACGGCACGATGGCGGATTATGAAATGTTGGTCGATGTGAAATCGATTACGCATGACGATGATTACGCGCCAACCAAGTACACCTACGTCTGGTTGCAGCAGAAGTTTAATCAAGATCAGATTGATGAAACGACCAAAAAGAAATATCGCCTGAAGTATTCGCGCCATGCCATTGATTGCCCGTCAAAAAAAATGGCGGGTGTATTAAGCGATTTGCGCGATGCGGAAAACGAGCAGGTGGCCCGTTATGATATTCCGGGCTTTCAGTGGGAATTCGATGAGCCGCCAGCCAATAGCTTTGGCGGTGATTTTGTTCGCCAAGTTTGTAAAATCATGGCCGAGAAAGAAGCTAAAGCTAAATTAGAAGAGAATTAA
- a CDS encoding lysophospholipid acyltransferase family protein: MIWLRSILYWLAVPVVTPIFCVIAILILPLPPMLRYRIIRGWSWTMLKWLKFTCGLTYRVEGIENLPADPAVVMCKHQSAWETLALQHVFPPQVWVLKKELLKLPIFGWGLATLSPIAIDRSNRAEAQKQLIAQGKDRLAKGFWIVIFPEGTRVPSGGYKPYKQGGARLAVDLEVPIVPVALNSGEFWPKNSFLKWPGEITMVIGKPIEPAGRSPQELTQEVETWIENEIQRFGGVGPCYSPKK, translated from the coding sequence ATGATTTGGTTGCGCTCCATTCTGTATTGGCTTGCTGTTCCTGTAGTAACTCCCATTTTCTGTGTGATTGCAATTTTGATTCTGCCGCTGCCTCCTATGCTGCGTTACCGGATTATTCGTGGCTGGTCGTGGACAATGCTCAAGTGGCTTAAATTCACTTGTGGCCTGACTTATCGCGTGGAAGGCATTGAAAATCTGCCTGCAGACCCTGCTGTGGTGATGTGCAAGCATCAATCAGCATGGGAAACGCTGGCCTTGCAGCATGTGTTTCCACCACAAGTTTGGGTATTGAAAAAAGAACTGCTGAAATTGCCGATTTTTGGCTGGGGCCTAGCCACTTTATCGCCGATTGCGATCGATCGATCAAACCGTGCTGAGGCGCAAAAGCAGCTGATTGCTCAGGGTAAAGATCGCTTAGCTAAAGGCTTCTGGATTGTCATTTTCCCGGAAGGCACACGTGTTCCATCGGGTGGCTACAAGCCTTATAAGCAGGGCGGTGCGCGTTTGGCCGTTGATCTGGAAGTACCGATTGTGCCGGTGGCGCTTAATTCGGGCGAATTCTGGCCGAAAAATTCATTCCTGAAGTGGCCGGGTGAAATCACTATGGTGATTGGCAAGCCGATAGAGCCAGCTGGCCGCAGCCCACAAGAGCTGACTCAAGAAGTTGAAACGTGGATTGAGAATGAAATCCAGCGTTTTGGCGGCGTTGGCCCTTGTTACTCGCCTAAAAAATGA
- a CDS encoding nucleotidyltransferase yields MSKPHVLDRQSSVLRARIAERAARLIAEDLLHDFALAKKKAARQLGISEGRMMPSNQEIETALANYRAVYHPEHSNHLNNLRQKALKVMRILAHFRPCLTGSVLSGVAGANSDINLIIFLDDPKSAEIFLLNQQIDYDILPPANGRQLADYPSFSFWFDDSPISLHVRPRDAERQKEERMRLDELEALLSIAN; encoded by the coding sequence ATGAGCAAGCCGCACGTTCTCGACCGTCAGTCTTCTGTCTTGCGAGCCCGGATAGCCGAACGTGCGGCGCGCTTAATCGCTGAAGATCTTTTGCATGACTTTGCCCTTGCCAAAAAAAAGGCCGCCAGACAACTAGGGATTAGCGAGGGGCGCATGATGCCCTCGAATCAGGAAATAGAAACCGCCCTAGCCAATTACAGGGCGGTTTACCACCCAGAACACAGCAATCACCTCAATAATCTGAGACAAAAAGCACTTAAAGTGATGCGTATTCTGGCCCATTTCCGCCCCTGCCTGACAGGATCGGTTTTATCCGGCGTTGCTGGCGCAAACTCCGACATTAATTTAATTATCTTTTTAGATGACCCTAAATCAGCTGAAATTTTCTTACTCAACCAGCAAATTGATTACGATATTTTGCCGCCAGCCAACGGCCGCCAGCTTGCAGATTACCCTTCATTTTCTTTTTGGTTTGACGACAGCCCAATCAGCTTACATGTACGCCCCCGTGATGCAGAGCGGCAAAAAGAAGAACGAATGCGGCTGGATGAACTGGAAGCCTTGCTGTCTATCGCAAACTAA
- the gmhB gene encoding D-glycero-beta-D-manno-heptose 1,7-bisphosphate 7-phosphatase translates to MKLLILDRDGVINEDSPDYIKTPEEWLPIAGSLEAIGELSRSGWTIVVATNQSAIGRKMIAVDALNRIHAKMHRAIAGQGGHVDAVFFCPHGPDAGCVCRKPNPGMILDISSRFHIPCPQLTMVGDSLRDLQAIAAVGGKPVLVRTGNGIKTEQKGLMPEGTQVFDDLAAFAAHLLGPEGED, encoded by the coding sequence ATGAAGTTATTGATTCTCGACCGCGACGGCGTAATCAATGAAGACAGCCCGGATTACATCAAAACGCCGGAAGAATGGCTGCCGATTGCAGGCAGTTTAGAAGCCATCGGCGAGTTATCTCGCTCGGGCTGGACGATTGTGGTGGCAACTAATCAAAGCGCGATTGGCCGAAAAATGATTGCGGTGGACGCGCTCAACCGTATTCATGCCAAGATGCACCGGGCCATTGCTGGGCAGGGGGGGCATGTGGATGCGGTGTTTTTCTGTCCGCATGGACCAGATGCAGGCTGTGTTTGTCGTAAGCCTAATCCCGGCATGATTTTAGATATTTCCAGTCGTTTTCACATACCTTGCCCGCAATTGACGATGGTGGGCGATTCGCTGCGTGATTTACAAGCCATTGCGGCTGTTGGCGGTAAGCCTGTGCTGGTTCGCACCGGTAATGGCATTAAAACTGAACAGAAAGGCCTGATGCCCGAGGGTACACAGGTATTTGACGATTTGGCGGCATTTGCCGCGCATTTATTAGGCCCAGAGGGTGAAGATTAA
- a CDS encoding NAD(P)H-hydrate dehydratase, with amino-acid sequence MINSPLFFSQKLRQTESAAAGLSLMHRAGEASASWILKHYPAAQIIYVLAGPGNNGGDALITASLLQQAGKTILLRLTSPSITADAKNAFAKWQATGGQTILATPDHADLAIDGLFGLGLNRAPSEADGQIMAGLQALGCPIIALDIPSGLMADSGAAPGAVIHATHTLSFISHKPGLFTARGCDVCGEISLHDLQIPAHLYPEADGYLQNHAPVSVGQLLRRPDSHKGSYGTVGVMGGASGMSGATLLAGRAALHIGAGRVVLGLLDKTLSADPVQPELMLHSAEEALQHPALSFMLTGPGLGNSAAALATLRQSIASPLALLLDADALNLLAGSAELTAAMQERSSPSIITPHPAEAARLLHTSTQAVQANRIESALTLAQRYKATVLLKGAGSVCSDGQSWSINASGNAALASAGQGDVLSGIIAALAAQGLKPLDAVQSGCWLHGRAADDWRRAHPNGIGLTASETISYARAALNQVLGAY; translated from the coding sequence ATGATCAATTCCCCGCTCTTTTTTAGCCAGAAACTAAGACAAACCGAAAGCGCTGCAGCCGGTTTATCGCTGATGCACAGAGCGGGTGAAGCCAGCGCCAGCTGGATATTAAAACACTATCCCGCAGCACAAATAATTTATGTGCTGGCAGGGCCGGGCAATAATGGTGGCGATGCATTAATCACCGCCAGCCTGCTTCAGCAAGCAGGCAAAACCATTTTGCTCAGGCTGACCAGCCCTTCTATCACGGCAGACGCCAAAAATGCTTTTGCAAAATGGCAGGCCACTGGCGGCCAAACCATTCTTGCCACACCGGATCATGCCGACCTGGCGATTGACGGGCTGTTTGGGCTTGGGCTGAATCGCGCACCATCTGAAGCAGATGGCCAGATCATGGCCGGGCTACAAGCACTGGGCTGCCCGATTATTGCACTAGATATCCCAAGTGGCTTGATGGCGGATAGTGGTGCAGCGCCAGGAGCCGTCATTCACGCCACTCATACCCTGAGCTTTATCAGCCACAAGCCTGGCCTGTTTACCGCTAGGGGCTGCGATGTGTGCGGTGAAATCAGCCTGCACGATTTGCAAATCCCAGCTCATCTCTATCCCGAAGCCGACGGGTATTTACAAAACCATGCCCCGGTCAGCGTGGGCCAGCTATTACGCAGGCCAGACAGCCATAAAGGCAGCTACGGCACAGTCGGCGTGATGGGCGGAGCCAGCGGCATGTCAGGTGCCACCTTGCTAGCCGGACGGGCCGCACTGCATATAGGCGCAGGCCGCGTGGTACTGGGCCTGCTGGATAAAACGCTGAGCGCAGACCCAGTGCAGCCCGAACTGATGCTGCACTCTGCAGAAGAAGCCCTGCAGCACCCTGCCCTCAGCTTTATGCTTACCGGCCCCGGGCTTGGCAATAGCGCCGCTGCTCTTGCAACACTCCGGCAAAGCATTGCCAGCCCTCTAGCGCTGCTGCTTGATGCTGATGCACTTAATTTACTTGCCGGCTCAGCAGAGCTGACTGCCGCCATGCAAGAGCGCAGCTCCCCCAGCATAATCACACCACACCCTGCAGAAGCAGCAAGGCTGCTGCATACCAGCACTCAGGCAGTGCAAGCCAATAGAATCGAATCCGCACTTACCCTCGCACAGCGCTATAAAGCCACCGTCTTGCTCAAAGGAGCGGGCTCGGTATGCAGCGACGGGCAAAGCTGGAGCATCAACGCCAGCGGCAATGCAGCCCTTGCCAGCGCAGGGCAAGGCGACGTGCTCTCTGGCATCATTGCCGCCCTCGCAGCACAGGGCCTTAAACCGCTGGATGCAGTGCAAAGTGGCTGCTGGCTGCACGGCCGCGCTGCGGACGATTGGCGCAGAGCGCATCCCAATGGAATTGGTTTAACGGCAAGTGAAACAATAAGCTATGCCAGAGCGGCGTTGAATCAGGTTTTGGGGGCGTATTAG
- a CDS encoding flagellar brake protein: MQQPPTLEPVFVSDTGPYLVSASIEIKYLLKQLLDNGEIICLYPAGRREPFAISTLLSITDNELLFDASNDIVTNAALIKEGRMLLVGVVNKVKVQFELPDAVLVAYEGRTAIRSSGPVQTLRMQRRDFYRLDIPMSQKVACVIPFDGGHTELSVTDISLGGLSLLGVSPDLPMLVGDTLHNCRIQLLDIGVVEVDMQVCIVIDVTLRNGIKTQRVGCRFFDLSGKMQTLIQRFINKIERQRISRE, encoded by the coding sequence ATGCAACAACCTCCCACGCTGGAGCCCGTTTTTGTATCAGATACGGGGCCCTATCTCGTCAGCGCCAGCATAGAAATAAAGTATTTGCTTAAGCAATTACTGGATAACGGTGAAATAATTTGCCTTTACCCTGCAGGAAGACGAGAGCCATTTGCAATCAGTACCCTGCTCAGCATTACGGACAATGAATTATTGTTTGATGCCAGTAACGATATTGTCACCAATGCCGCGCTGATTAAAGAAGGCCGGATGCTGCTGGTGGGCGTTGTAAATAAAGTGAAAGTGCAATTTGAGCTGCCCGATGCAGTTCTCGTCGCCTATGAAGGACGCACAGCGATTCGCAGCAGTGGCCCGGTCCAAACTCTGCGTATGCAAAGGCGTGATTTTTATCGCCTGGATATCCCCATGTCACAAAAAGTGGCCTGTGTTATTCCATTTGACGGAGGGCATACTGAGCTATCCGTCACAGATATCAGCCTTGGTGGCTTAAGCCTGCTTGGGGTATCTCCTGATTTGCCCATGCTCGTGGGCGATACCTTACACAATTGCCGCATACAACTACTCGATATAGGTGTGGTTGAAGTGGATATGCAAGTTTGCATTGTGATTGATGTAACACTGCGAAATGGCATTAAAACACAGCGGGTAGGCTGCCGTTTTTTTGATTTATCCGGAAAAATGCAAACGCTTATTCAGCGTTTTATTAATAAAATTGAACGCCAGCGAATCTCACGCGAATGA
- a CDS encoding penicillin-binding protein 1A, giving the protein MSKRLLLIFCGILISLMILVAGLGAFALVITYPRLPSLEALTDYRPKIPLRIYTSDNVLIGEFGEERRAFTSIEQVPLLMKQAILAAEDERFYEHGGIDYLGVLRAMISNITSGQSKSGASTITMQVARNFYLSNEKTFTRKFNEALLSFKIEHNLSKDQILELYFNQIYLGQRAYGFASAAQTYYGKELKQLSPAEMAMLAGLPKAPSAYNPVVNPKRAQLRQQYVLRRMHELKFINDSDYATAQNAPLVLKRTQQEYAVHAEYLAEMVRQMMVERYKESTYTEGFKVYTTLRSDSQETAYQSLRQGLVDYDVRHGYRGPEGFVAPEVLLPGKEELLDEALAEQKDSGDLQPAIVLSASLQSVKVYKKGGEQVEINAEGLRFARAMLSEKIAPATRIRPGAIVRIKQTDKGWSLTQLPQVEGAFVALDPQNGAIRALAGGFDFNRSSFNHVTQAWRQPGSSFKPFIYSAALERGVTPATQINDAPLVIDPAQVGGQSWEPKNSDGKFEGMMSVRTALTRSRNLVTIRILQAIGVDYAQAHISRFGFNPKQHPAYLTMALGAGSVTPLQMAEAYAVFANTGYRVRSYFVDRIEDSRGRVLAKTQPEVAGENAQRTLDARNAFVMNSLLHDVATQGTGAKTNILGRSDLAGKTGTTNDANDAWFAGYQPGLVAISWVGFDQPRSLGAREYGGVAALPIWINYMSKALKGVDNVSYPVPEGVTPQTIQTERGAYTEYFFSEYLQTNPELGLGGGAGSAQPLDEIKELLF; this is encoded by the coding sequence ATGAGCAAACGCCTTCTACTTATTTTTTGCGGCATTTTAATTAGCCTGATGATCCTTGTTGCTGGCCTTGGCGCTTTTGCGCTGGTGATTACCTATCCGCGCCTGCCTTCCTTAGAAGCACTCACAGACTATCGCCCTAAAATTCCACTTCGTATTTACACCAGCGACAATGTGCTCATTGGTGAATTTGGCGAAGAGCGCCGGGCTTTTACGTCTATAGAGCAAGTTCCTCTACTCATGAAGCAAGCCATTTTAGCGGCTGAAGATGAGCGCTTTTATGAGCATGGCGGAATTGACTATCTGGGCGTACTCAGAGCAATGATCAGCAATATCACATCAGGTCAATCAAAATCGGGTGCAAGTACCATTACCATGCAGGTCGCCCGCAACTTCTATTTGTCTAACGAAAAAACATTTACCCGAAAATTTAACGAAGCCCTCCTTTCATTTAAGATTGAACACAATCTATCGAAAGATCAAATTCTTGAACTGTACTTTAATCAAATTTATCTGGGTCAGCGCGCTTATGGCTTTGCCTCTGCAGCACAGACTTATTACGGCAAAGAGCTAAAACAGCTTAGCCCAGCTGAAATGGCCATGCTGGCAGGCTTACCTAAAGCCCCTTCCGCTTACAATCCAGTTGTAAACCCTAAACGTGCGCAGCTCAGACAACAATACGTTTTACGCCGTATGCACGAATTAAAGTTCATTAACGACAGCGATTATGCCACCGCTCAAAACGCGCCATTAGTCCTGAAACGCACGCAGCAGGAATACGCCGTGCATGCCGAATATCTGGCCGAGATGGTGCGGCAAATGATGGTTGAGCGCTATAAGGAATCTACTTACACAGAAGGTTTCAAAGTTTACACAACCCTTCGGAGCGACAGCCAGGAAACGGCGTATCAATCTTTACGGCAAGGCTTGGTTGACTACGACGTTCGCCACGGCTACCGCGGCCCAGAAGGGTTTGTTGCCCCTGAAGTGCTTCTTCCGGGCAAAGAAGAGCTACTGGACGAAGCACTTGCAGAGCAAAAAGACTCAGGTGATTTACAACCCGCCATCGTATTAAGTGCCAGCCTTCAGTCAGTAAAAGTTTATAAAAAAGGCGGTGAGCAAGTTGAAATTAATGCCGAGGGCTTACGTTTTGCCCGCGCTATGCTGTCAGAAAAAATCGCACCGGCAACCCGAATCCGCCCGGGTGCGATTGTACGGATTAAGCAAACAGATAAAGGCTGGAGCCTGACTCAGCTTCCTCAGGTCGAGGGTGCATTTGTTGCATTAGATCCACAAAATGGTGCAATTAGAGCGCTGGCTGGCGGTTTTGATTTTAACCGCAGCAGCTTTAATCATGTGACGCAGGCATGGCGCCAGCCCGGCTCCAGCTTCAAACCATTTATTTATTCTGCAGCCCTAGAGCGCGGTGTTACGCCCGCCACACAAATTAACGATGCGCCACTGGTGATTGATCCTGCTCAGGTAGGGGGGCAAAGCTGGGAGCCTAAAAATAGTGACGGTAAGTTTGAAGGCATGATGAGTGTACGTACAGCGCTCACCCGCTCTAGGAATCTGGTCACAATTCGCATATTGCAGGCGATAGGTGTGGATTACGCGCAGGCACATATCAGCCGCTTTGGTTTTAATCCTAAACAGCACCCTGCTTATCTGACAATGGCTTTGGGCGCGGGTAGCGTAACCCCGCTACAAATGGCTGAAGCCTATGCGGTGTTTGCCAACACAGGCTATCGCGTACGCTCATATTTTGTGGACCGGATTGAAGACAGCCGGGGCCGTGTTCTTGCTAAGACCCAGCCCGAAGTTGCAGGGGAAAACGCACAGCGCACCCTGGATGCCAGAAACGCTTTTGTAATGAATAGCCTCTTACATGATGTGGCCACGCAGGGTACGGGAGCCAAAACCAATATCCTGGGCAGAAGCGACTTAGCGGGTAAGACCGGTACAACCAATGATGCCAATGATGCCTGGTTTGCAGGCTATCAGCCTGGCCTTGTAGCGATTTCATGGGTAGGTTTTGATCAGCCCCGCTCTTTAGGCGCAAGGGAATACGGCGGAGTAGCAGCCCTCCCCATCTGGATAAACTACATGAGTAAGGCGCTTAAAGGCGTAGACAATGTGAGCTATCCGGTACCTGAAGGGGTTACGCCGCAAACCATTCAGACAGAGCGTGGCGCATACACTGAATATTTCTTCAGCGAATATCTGCAAACCAATCCAGAATTAGGATTAGGAGGCGGAGCGGGCAGCGCTCAACCACTGGATGAGATCAAGGAATTACTCTTTTAG